Proteins found in one Bacillus subtilis subsp. subtilis str. 168 genomic segment:
- the ycgQ gene encoding hypothetical protein (Evidence 4: Unknown function but conserved in other organisms) has protein sequence MFRLLVLMGFTFFFYHLHASGNLTKYINMKYAYLSFIAIFLLAILTAVQAYLFIKSPEKSGHHHDHDCGCGHDHEHDHEQNKPFYQRYLIYVVFLFPLVSGIFFPIATLDSSIVKTKGFSFKAMESGDHYSQTQYLRPDASLYYAQDSYDKQMKQLFNKYSSKKEISLTDDDFLKGMETIYNYPGEFLGRTIEFHGFAYKGNAINKNQLFVLRFGIIHCIADSGVYGMLVEFPKDMDIKDDEWIHIKGTLASEYYQPFKSTLPVVKVTDWNTIKKPDDPYVYRGF, from the coding sequence ATGTTTCGTTTATTGGTGCTGATGGGATTTACGTTTTTCTTTTATCATCTGCATGCCTCAGGAAATCTAACAAAATATATCAATATGAAATATGCCTATCTTTCCTTTATTGCGATCTTCCTGCTGGCCATTCTGACCGCCGTCCAAGCATATCTATTTATCAAGTCGCCTGAAAAAAGCGGACATCACCATGACCATGATTGCGGGTGCGGCCATGATCACGAGCATGACCATGAACAAAACAAGCCATTTTATCAGCGTTATTTGATTTATGTTGTTTTTCTTTTTCCTTTGGTGTCAGGCATCTTCTTCCCGATTGCAACGCTTGACTCATCCATAGTCAAAACAAAAGGGTTCTCGTTTAAGGCGATGGAGAGCGGAGATCACTACTCCCAAACACAGTATTTGCGGCCTGATGCCAGCCTTTATTACGCGCAAGACAGCTATGACAAACAAATGAAACAGCTGTTTAATAAGTATTCCAGCAAAAAAGAGATTTCTCTGACCGATGACGATTTCCTAAAAGGAATGGAAACCATCTATAACTATCCGGGTGAATTTCTCGGACGGACGATAGAATTTCATGGATTTGCTTACAAAGGAAACGCAATTAACAAAAATCAGCTGTTCGTATTAAGGTTTGGCATCATTCACTGTATCGCTGATTCCGGCGTGTACGGGATGCTTGTGGAATTTCCGAAGGACATGGACATCAAGGATGATGAATGGATTCACATTAAGGGCACTCTGGCCTCAGAATATTACCAGCCATTCAAGTCAACTCTCCCTGTCGTCAAAGTAACTGACTGGAATACCATTAAAAAACCTGATGATCCGTATGTTTACAGAGGATTTTAA
- the cah gene encoding promiscuous acetyl xylan esterase-cephalosporin C deacetylase (Evidence 1a: Function from experimental evidences in the studied strain; PubMedId: 12842474, 19837798, 21382014; Product type e: enzyme) → MQLFDLPLDQLQTYKPEKTAPKDFSEFWKLSLEELAKVQAEPDLQPVDYPADGVKVYRLTYKSFGNARITGWYAVPDKEGPHPAIVKYHGYNASYDGEIHEMVNWALHGYATFGMLVRGQQSSEDTSISPHGHALGWMTKGILDKDTYYYRGVYLDAVRALEVISSFDEVDETRIGVTGGSQGGGLTIAAAALSDIPKAAVADYPYLSNFERAIDVALEQPYLEINSFFRRNGSPETEVQAMKTLSYFDIMNLADRVKVPVLMSIGLIDKVTPPSTVFAAYNHLETKKELKVYRYFGHEYIPAFQTEKLAFFKQHLKG, encoded by the coding sequence ATGCAACTATTCGATCTGCCGCTCGACCAATTGCAAACATATAAGCCTGAAAAAACAGCACCGAAAGATTTTTCTGAGTTTTGGAAATTGTCTTTGGAGGAACTTGCAAAAGTCCAAGCAGAACCTGATTTACAGCCGGTTGACTATCCTGCTGACGGAGTAAAAGTGTACCGTCTCACATATAAAAGCTTCGGAAACGCCCGCATTACCGGATGGTACGCGGTGCCTGACAAGGAAGGCCCGCATCCGGCGATCGTGAAATATCATGGCTACAATGCAAGCTATGATGGTGAGATTCATGAAATGGTAAACTGGGCACTCCATGGCTACGCCACATTCGGCATGCTTGTCCGCGGCCAGCAGAGCAGCGAGGATACGAGTATTTCACCGCACGGTCACGCTTTGGGCTGGATGACGAAAGGAATTCTTGATAAAGATACATACTATTACCGCGGTGTTTATTTGGACGCCGTCCGCGCGCTTGAGGTCATCAGCAGCTTCGACGAGGTTGACGAAACAAGGATCGGTGTGACAGGAGGAAGCCAAGGCGGAGGTTTAACCATTGCCGCAGCAGCGCTGTCAGACATTCCAAAAGCCGCGGTTGCCGATTATCCTTATTTAAGCAACTTCGAACGGGCCATTGATGTGGCGCTTGAACAGCCGTACCTTGAAATCAATTCCTTCTTCAGAAGAAATGGCAGCCCGGAAACAGAAGTGCAGGCGATGAAGACACTTTCATATTTCGATATTATGAATCTCGCTGACCGAGTGAAGGTGCCTGTCCTGATGTCAATCGGCCTGATTGACAAGGTCACGCCGCCGTCCACCGTGTTTGCCGCCTACAATCATTTGGAAACAAAGAAAGAGCTGAAGGTGTACCGCTACTTCGGACATGAGTATATCCCTGCTTTTCAAACTGAAAAACTTGCTTTCTTTAAGCAGCATCTTAAAGGCTGA
- the ycgR gene encoding putative permease (Evidence 3: Putative function from multiple computational evidences; PubMedId: 15849754, 16850406; Product type t: transporter) produces the protein MTAQSSFLQLNSIFISILIEAIPFILIGVILSGIIQMFVSEEMIARIMPKNRFLAVLFGALAGVLFPACECGIIPITRRLLLKGVPLHAGVAFMLTAPIINPIVLFSTYIAFGNRWSVVFYRGGLALAVSLIIGVILSYQFKDNQLLKPDEPGHHHHHHGTLLQKLGGTLRHAIDEFFSVGKYLIIGAFIAAAMQTYVKTSTLLAIGQNDVSSSLVMMGLAFVLSLCSEVDAFIASSFSSTFSLGSLIAFLVFGAMVDIKNLLMMLAAFKKRFVFLLITYIVVIVLAGSLLVKG, from the coding sequence GTGACAGCACAATCATCTTTTCTTCAGCTGAATTCTATTTTTATCAGCATTTTAATAGAAGCCATTCCGTTTATTCTGATTGGCGTCATACTTTCCGGAATCATTCAAATGTTTGTTTCTGAAGAAATGATTGCAAGAATCATGCCGAAAAACCGTTTTCTCGCCGTTTTATTCGGTGCGCTGGCCGGCGTTTTATTTCCCGCCTGCGAATGCGGCATCATCCCGATTACGAGGCGGCTTCTGTTAAAGGGAGTTCCTCTGCATGCGGGCGTTGCTTTCATGCTGACCGCGCCTATCATTAATCCTATCGTTTTATTTTCTACTTATATTGCGTTCGGGAATAGATGGAGCGTGGTCTTTTACAGAGGCGGACTGGCTCTCGCCGTTTCGCTGATCATCGGGGTCATCTTATCCTATCAATTTAAGGATAACCAGCTTTTAAAGCCTGATGAACCCGGGCACCACCATCATCATCACGGCACCTTGCTCCAAAAACTGGGCGGGACCTTGCGGCATGCCATTGATGAATTTTTCTCCGTGGGGAAATATTTAATCATCGGCGCCTTTATCGCAGCCGCTATGCAGACGTATGTCAAAACATCCACTCTGCTTGCGATCGGGCAGAATGATGTATCCTCTTCCCTCGTGATGATGGGTCTGGCGTTTGTCCTGTCGCTTTGTTCAGAAGTTGATGCGTTCATCGCGTCTTCCTTCAGCAGCACGTTTTCATTAGGATCGTTAATCGCCTTTCTCGTCTTTGGTGCAATGGTGGATATTAAGAATCTATTGATGATGCTTGCGGCCTTCAAAAAACGATTTGTTTTCCTGCTGATTACATACATTGTCGTGATTGTTTTAGCGGGATCACTACTGGTAAAGGGGTGA
- the putC gene encoding 1-pyrroline-5-carboxylate dehydrogenase (Evidence 1a: Function from experimental evidences in the studied strain; PubMedId: 11418582, 17183215, 21840319, 22139509, 25355936; Product type e: enzyme) — MTTPYKHEPFTNFQDQNNVEAFKKALATVSEYLGKDYPLVINGERVETEAKIVSINPADKEEVVGRVSKASQEHAEQAIQAAAKAFEEWRYTSPEERAAVLFRAAAKVRRRKHEFSALLVKEAGKPWNEADADTAEAIDFMEYYARQMIELAKGKPVNSREGEKNQYVYTPTGVTVVIPPWNFLFAIMAGTTVAPIVTGNTVVLKPASATPVIAAKFVEVLEESGLPKGVVNFVPGSGAEVGDYLVDHPKTSLITFTGSREVGTRIFERAAKVQPGQQHLKRVIAEMGGKDTVVVDEDADIELAAQSIFTSAFGFAGQKCSAGSRAVVHEKVYDQVLERVIEITESKVTAKPDSADVYMGPVIDQGSYDKIMSYIEIGKQEGRLVSGGTGDDSKGYFIKPTIFADLDPKARLMQEEIFGPVVAFCKVSDFDEALEVANNTEYGLTGAVITNNRKHIERAKQEFHVGNLYFNRNCTGAIVGYHPFGGFKMSGTDSKAGGPDYLALHMQAKTISEMF; from the coding sequence ATGACAACACCTTACAAACACGAGCCATTCACAAATTTCCAAGATCAAAACAACGTGGAAGCGTTTAAAAAAGCGCTTGCGACAGTAAGCGAATATTTAGGAAAAGACTATCCGCTTGTCATTAACGGCGAGAGAGTGGAAACGGAAGCGAAAATCGTTTCAATCAACCCAGCTGATAAAGAAGAAGTCGTCGGCCGAGTGTCAAAAGCGTCTCAAGAGCACGCTGAGCAAGCGATTCAAGCGGCTGCAAAAGCATTTGAAGAGTGGAGATACACGTCTCCTGAAGAGAGAGCGGCTGTCCTGTTCCGCGCTGCTGCCAAAGTCCGCAGAAGAAAACATGAATTCTCAGCTTTGCTTGTGAAAGAAGCAGGAAAGCCTTGGAACGAGGCGGATGCCGATACGGCTGAAGCGATTGACTTCATGGAGTATTATGCACGCCAAATGATCGAACTGGCAAAAGGCAAACCGGTCAACAGCCGTGAAGGCGAGAAAAACCAATATGTATACACGCCGACTGGAGTGACAGTCGTTATCCCGCCTTGGAACTTCTTGTTTGCGATCATGGCAGGCACAACAGTGGCGCCGATCGTTACTGGAAACACAGTGGTTCTGAAACCTGCGAGTGCTACACCTGTTATTGCAGCAAAATTTGTTGAGGTGCTTGAAGAGTCCGGATTGCCAAAAGGCGTAGTCAACTTTGTTCCGGGAAGCGGAGCGGAAGTAGGCGACTATCTTGTTGACCATCCGAAAACAAGCCTTATCACATTTACGGGATCAAGAGAAGTTGGTACGAGAATTTTCGAACGCGCGGCGAAGGTTCAGCCGGGCCAGCAGCATTTAAAGCGTGTCATCGCTGAAATGGGCGGTAAAGATACGGTTGTTGTTGATGAGGATGCGGACATTGAATTAGCGGCTCAATCGATCTTTACTTCAGCATTCGGCTTTGCGGGACAAAAATGCTCTGCAGGTTCACGTGCAGTAGTTCATGAAAAAGTGTATGATCAAGTATTAGAGCGTGTCATTGAAATTACGGAATCAAAAGTAACAGCTAAACCTGACAGTGCAGATGTTTATATGGGACCTGTCATTGACCAAGGTTCTTATGATAAAATTATGAGCTATATTGAGATCGGAAAACAGGAAGGGCGTTTAGTAAGCGGCGGTACTGGTGATGATTCGAAAGGATACTTCATCAAACCGACGATCTTCGCTGACCTTGATCCGAAAGCAAGACTCATGCAGGAAGAAATTTTCGGACCTGTCGTTGCATTTTGTAAAGTGTCAGACTTTGATGAAGCTTTAGAAGTGGCAAACAATACTGAATATGGTTTGACAGGCGCGGTTATCACAAACAACCGCAAGCACATCGAGCGTGCGAAACAGGAATTCCATGTCGGAAACCTATACTTCAACCGCAACTGTACAGGTGCTATCGTCGGCTACCATCCGTTTGGCGGCTTCAAAATGTCGGGAACGGATTCAAAAGCAGGCGGGCCGGATTACTTGGCTCTGCATATGCAAGCAAAAACAATCAGTGAAATGTTCTAA
- the putP gene encoding proline permease (Evidence 1a: Function from experimental evidences in the studied strain; PubMedId: 11902719, 14976255, 15849754, 16850406, 21840319, 22139509, 24142252; Product type t: transporter) has translation MLLIGYFAYKRTSNLTDYMLGGRSLGPAVTALSAGAADMSGWLLMGLPGAMFSTGLSGAWIVIGLCLGAWANWLYVAPRLRTYTEKAGNSITIPGFLENRFGDQTKLLRLFSGIVILVFFTFYVSSGMVSGGVLFNSILGMDYHTGLWIVTGVVVAYTLFGGFLAVSWTDFVQGIIMFAALILVPIVTFFHTGGAGDTVAEIRSVDPDMFNIFKGTSVLGIISLFAWGLGYFGQPHIIVRFMAITSVKEIKRARRIGMGWMILSAVGAVLTGLGGIAYYHQRGMTLKDPETIFIQLGNILFHPIITGFLISAILAAIMSTISSQLLVTSSSLVEDLYKSMFRRSASDKELVFLGRLAVLAVSIVALVLAWEKNNTILGLVSYAWAGFGASFGPVVLLSLFWKRMTKWGALAGMIVGAATVIIWANAGLSDFLYEMIPGFAASLLSVFFVSILTQAPSQAVTDQFNDYQDTMSQ, from the coding sequence ATGCTGCTAATCGGCTACTTTGCTTACAAGCGTACGTCGAATCTGACGGATTATATGCTGGGAGGACGCTCTTTGGGTCCGGCAGTAACCGCTCTCAGTGCCGGCGCTGCCGATATGAGCGGCTGGCTGCTAATGGGGCTTCCGGGCGCCATGTTTTCTACTGGTCTGAGCGGCGCTTGGATCGTCATCGGACTTTGCCTTGGAGCGTGGGCGAACTGGCTTTACGTCGCACCACGGCTGAGAACCTATACTGAAAAAGCGGGGAATTCTATTACAATTCCCGGATTCCTGGAAAATCGCTTCGGAGATCAAACAAAGCTTCTCAGACTGTTTTCGGGAATTGTCATTTTAGTCTTTTTCACGTTTTATGTATCGTCCGGAATGGTGTCCGGCGGCGTCTTATTCAACAGCATCTTGGGGATGGATTATCACACCGGCCTGTGGATTGTGACGGGTGTTGTTGTGGCATATACCCTGTTTGGCGGCTTTTTGGCAGTCAGCTGGACAGATTTTGTTCAGGGGATTATTATGTTTGCCGCACTCATTCTTGTGCCGATCGTTACGTTTTTCCACACGGGAGGAGCAGGTGATACAGTTGCTGAAATCCGCTCTGTAGATCCTGATATGTTTAATATTTTCAAAGGAACGAGCGTCCTTGGCATTATTTCTTTGTTTGCCTGGGGGCTGGGATACTTTGGCCAGCCGCATATTATTGTGCGTTTTATGGCGATAACGTCTGTCAAAGAGATCAAAAGAGCGCGCAGAATTGGGATGGGCTGGATGATTTTGTCTGCAGTAGGCGCAGTGCTGACCGGTTTGGGCGGAATCGCTTATTACCATCAGCGCGGCATGACACTGAAGGACCCAGAGACGATTTTTATTCAATTAGGGAATATCTTGTTCCATCCGATTATCACGGGTTTTCTGATTTCAGCGATTTTGGCCGCGATTATGAGTACAATTTCTTCCCAGCTGCTTGTGACATCAAGCTCTCTGGTAGAAGATTTGTATAAGTCGATGTTCAGACGCTCAGCTTCAGATAAAGAACTGGTGTTTTTAGGCCGACTGGCTGTTCTGGCTGTTTCAATTGTCGCGTTGGTTCTGGCTTGGGAGAAAAATAACACCATCCTTGGATTGGTCAGCTACGCGTGGGCGGGCTTCGGTGCATCATTCGGGCCAGTTGTACTGCTCAGTCTGTTTTGGAAACGAATGACCAAATGGGGGGCACTCGCCGGCATGATTGTGGGAGCAGCGACTGTAATCATTTGGGCGAATGCCGGTCTTTCGGACTTTCTGTATGAAATGATACCTGGTTTTGCTGCGAGTCTATTATCTGTCTTTTTTGTCAGCATATTGACGCAGGCTCCGTCACAAGCTGTCACAGACCAGTTCAACGACTACCAAGATACAATGTCGCAATAA
- the putB gene encoding proline oxidase (Evidence 1a: Function from experimental evidences in the studied strain; PubMedId: 17536821, 2118500, 21840319, 22139509, 26735940; Product type e: enzyme), which yields MITRDFFLFLSKSGFLNKMARNWGSRVAAGKIIGGNDFNSSIPTIRQLNSQGLSVTVDHLGEFVNSAEVARERTEECIQTIATIADQELNSHVSLKMTSLGLDIDMDLVYENMTKILQTAEKHKIMVTIDMEDEVRCQKTLDIFKDFRKKYEHVSTVLQAYLYRTEKDIDDLDSLNPFLRLVKGAYKESEKVAFPEKSDVDENYKKIIRKQLLNGHYTAIATHDDKMIDFTKQLAKEHGIANDKFEFQMLYGMRSQTQLSLVKEGYNMRVYLPYGEDWYGYFMRRLAERPSNIAFAFKGMTKK from the coding sequence GTGATCACAAGAGATTTTTTCTTATTTTTATCCAAAAGCGGCTTTCTCAATAAAATGGCGAGGAACTGGGGAAGTCGGGTAGCAGCGGGTAAAATTATCGGCGGGAATGACTTTAACAGTTCAATCCCGACCATTCGACAGCTTAACAGCCAAGGCTTGTCAGTTACTGTCGATCATTTAGGCGAGTTTGTGAACAGCGCCGAGGTCGCACGGGAGCGTACGGAAGAGTGCATTCAAACCATTGCGACCATCGCGGATCAGGAGCTGAACTCACACGTTTCTTTAAAAATGACGTCTTTAGGTTTGGATATAGATATGGATTTGGTGTATGAAAATATGACAAAAATCCTTCAGACGGCCGAGAAACATAAAATCATGGTCACCATTGACATGGAGGACGAAGTCAGATGCCAGAAAACGCTTGATATTTTCAAAGATTTCAGAAAGAAATACGAGCATGTGAGCACAGTGCTGCAAGCCTATCTGTACCGGACGGAAAAAGACATTGACGATTTGGATTCTTTAAACCCGTTCCTTCGCCTTGTAAAAGGAGCTTATAAAGAATCAGAAAAAGTAGCTTTCCCGGAGAAAAGCGATGTCGATGAAAATTACAAAAAAATCATCCGAAAGCAGCTCTTAAACGGTCACTATACAGCGATTGCCACACATGACGACAAAATGATCGACTTTACAAAGCAGCTTGCCAAGGAACATGGCATTGCCAATGACAAGTTTGAATTTCAGATGCTGTACGGCATGCGGTCGCAAACCCAGCTCAGCCTCGTAAAAGAAGGTTATAACATGAGAGTCTACCTGCCATACGGCGAGGATTGGTACGGCTACTTTATGAGACGCCTTGCAGAACGTCCGTCAAACATTGCATTTGCTTTCAAAGGAATGACAAAGAAGTAA
- the ycgL gene encoding hypothetical protein (Evidence 4: Unknown function but conserved in other organisms), which yields MKQRIIDELKRIEQSYGVKIVYAVESGSRAWGFPSQDSDYDVRFIYVPKKEWYFSIEQERDVIEEPIHDLLDISGWELRKTLRLFKKSNPPLLEWLSSDIVYYEAFTTAEQLRKLRTEAFKPEASVYHYINMARRNVKDYLQGQEVKIKKYFYVLRPILACQWIEKHGTIPPMDFTVLMNELVAEPELKAEMETLLERKRRGEELDLEARIDVIHQFIETEIERIMEAAKELKAEKKDMTSELNRLLLNTVEEVWKDGGS from the coding sequence ATGAAACAAAGAATCATTGATGAATTAAAACGGATCGAGCAGTCATACGGAGTCAAAATCGTGTATGCCGTCGAGTCAGGAAGCCGCGCATGGGGATTTCCCTCGCAGGATAGTGATTACGACGTCCGCTTTATTTATGTTCCGAAAAAGGAGTGGTACTTTTCAATTGAGCAGGAGCGTGATGTCATTGAGGAACCGATTCACGATTTGCTGGATATCAGCGGCTGGGAGCTGAGAAAAACGCTTCGGCTTTTCAAAAAGTCAAACCCTCCGCTACTCGAATGGCTGTCCTCAGACATTGTGTATTATGAAGCATTTACGACCGCAGAGCAGTTAAGAAAACTCCGCACGGAGGCATTTAAGCCTGAAGCAAGCGTGTATCACTATATCAATATGGCGAGAAGGAACGTCAAGGATTATCTACAAGGACAAGAGGTCAAAATTAAAAAGTACTTCTACGTTCTTCGGCCTATTTTGGCCTGCCAATGGATTGAAAAGCACGGAACCATACCGCCAATGGACTTTACTGTTTTGATGAATGAACTTGTTGCTGAACCCGAGCTGAAGGCTGAAATGGAAACCTTGCTTGAACGGAAAAGAAGAGGGGAAGAGCTTGACCTCGAAGCAAGAATCGATGTTATTCACCAATTCATTGAAACGGAAATCGAAAGAATCATGGAAGCGGCAAAAGAACTGAAGGCAGAGAAAAAAGATATGACATCTGAATTGAACCGTTTGCTTTTGAATACGGTTGAAGAAGTGTGGAAGGATGGAGGAAGCTGA
- the ycgK gene encoding putative transcriptional regulator (LysR family) (Evidence 3: Putative function from multiple computational evidences; PubMedId: 10939241; Product type r: regulator), with protein MDIKVMEYAAEIARRQSFTKAAEHLHIAQPSLSQQIKKLEAELGLTLFHRSHGSVTLTPHGRRFIEKAEDIIRSRDDLLREMQERSQGIGHKLSIGIPAVTGRYLFPPLLKQFLARYPHVEVQLVEKDPVSLEKMTAKGEVDLSVLSLPIEDERLSITPLLTEPVVLAVPKEKQRWMPPELVALIEKALEEDEGRQPCVPIDMVRNVPFILLKEGFGFRRTVLDLCAESGFKPNAAFKTSHIETAQSLVANGLGVTMAPNMVRRDKDPGVIYLSIQSAPSRTLVFVFLKNRYVSLTAQAFMELSRESLKQTFDEGCLGNKDENI; from the coding sequence ATGGATATTAAAGTGATGGAATATGCAGCGGAAATTGCCCGGCGCCAAAGCTTTACAAAGGCGGCGGAACATCTTCATATCGCACAGCCGTCTCTCAGCCAGCAAATCAAAAAGCTTGAGGCTGAGCTGGGGCTTACCCTTTTTCACAGATCCCATGGCTCTGTTACACTGACACCTCACGGCAGGCGTTTCATTGAAAAAGCCGAGGACATCATTCGTTCCAGAGATGATTTGCTTCGGGAAATGCAGGAGCGATCACAGGGAATCGGTCATAAATTATCCATCGGGATTCCTGCTGTAACAGGGAGATATCTCTTTCCTCCGCTGCTGAAGCAGTTTTTGGCGCGCTATCCTCATGTGGAGGTTCAGCTTGTTGAAAAAGATCCGGTTTCATTAGAGAAGATGACGGCAAAGGGAGAAGTTGACCTTTCTGTTTTATCCTTGCCCATCGAGGATGAACGGCTCTCCATTACACCCTTGCTCACGGAACCGGTTGTTCTCGCGGTGCCGAAGGAAAAACAAAGGTGGATGCCGCCGGAATTGGTCGCGCTGATTGAGAAAGCGCTGGAAGAAGATGAGGGACGCCAGCCGTGTGTGCCGATTGACATGGTAAGGAACGTGCCCTTTATTCTGTTAAAAGAAGGCTTCGGCTTTCGCAGGACAGTTCTCGATCTCTGTGCGGAAAGCGGCTTTAAGCCGAATGCTGCCTTTAAGACGAGCCATATTGAAACCGCCCAATCTCTTGTGGCTAACGGATTAGGTGTGACAATGGCACCGAATATGGTCAGAAGGGATAAAGATCCGGGTGTGATCTATTTATCGATTCAATCCGCGCCATCACGAACCCTCGTCTTTGTCTTTTTAAAGAACCGCTATGTCAGTCTGACGGCCCAGGCCTTTATGGAACTAAGCCGGGAAAGTCTTAAACAAACGTTTGATGAAGGCTGTCTGGGAAACAAAGATGAAAATATTTAG
- the putR gene encoding transcriptional activator of proline degradation operon (Evidence 1a: Function from experimental evidences in the studied strain; PubMedId: 21840319, 21964733, 22139509; Product type r: regulator), with protein sequence MEELLERVFSFSDVDKLIDFISYELQKPVILESADFFLLAYNSYYINHFDSANQQTIFSKKCPVQIFERFLKDGIIEKLKTEPEPFRVNKIESIGLNQRVVVSAKHKGEVMGYIWIQELDQNLTDEELDFLYETSFHVGKIIYKTNKLKQEKEEKAEDLIKRAIYQQFTSEKELRREAERINTVLPSMFSVVILHAANGDGEAVEDLKENIRSYLNLRDKVSHVLTIESNIVIVVASFSQKSSVSSAASEFINKLLTHFHFQKIPTPIYIGIGNEYNHLLKLGKSYTEALEVIKAAEITGNQENIPYEYAKLGIYRYLESIEQKNEFLEYENKDLALLKAKDEESSTELLKTLEIYLLNNCKTKPAAEQLFIHQNTLNYRIKQITEMTSIDLSDFRTRCQLYLDLMLMKKK encoded by the coding sequence ATGGAAGAGCTTTTAGAGAGAGTTTTTTCATTTTCAGATGTTGATAAGCTAATTGATTTTATTAGCTATGAACTGCAAAAGCCAGTGATACTGGAAAGCGCGGATTTCTTTTTGTTAGCCTATAATTCTTACTATATTAACCATTTTGATTCTGCCAACCAGCAGACTATTTTTTCGAAAAAGTGTCCGGTCCAGATTTTTGAGAGGTTTCTGAAGGACGGAATTATTGAAAAATTGAAAACAGAGCCTGAGCCTTTTCGCGTCAATAAAATTGAAAGCATTGGGTTAAACCAGAGGGTGGTCGTGAGTGCAAAGCACAAAGGGGAAGTCATGGGCTACATCTGGATTCAGGAGCTGGACCAAAATCTGACGGATGAAGAGCTCGACTTTTTGTACGAGACCTCCTTCCATGTCGGGAAAATCATTTATAAAACGAATAAATTGAAACAGGAAAAGGAAGAAAAAGCAGAGGATCTCATCAAACGGGCGATCTATCAGCAATTTACCTCTGAGAAGGAACTCAGACGGGAAGCTGAAAGGATCAACACCGTGCTGCCTTCCATGTTTTCAGTTGTTATCCTGCACGCCGCAAATGGGGATGGGGAAGCGGTTGAGGATTTAAAGGAAAATATCAGGTCGTACCTGAATTTACGGGATAAGGTCAGTCATGTCTTAACGATCGAATCAAACATTGTCATCGTCGTAGCGAGTTTTTCCCAAAAAAGCTCCGTCTCCTCAGCAGCTTCTGAGTTTATTAACAAGCTGTTAACACATTTTCACTTTCAAAAAATACCTACCCCTATTTATATCGGTATCGGAAACGAATATAATCACCTATTAAAACTTGGCAAGAGCTACACAGAAGCACTTGAAGTCATCAAAGCCGCAGAAATCACCGGCAATCAGGAAAACATTCCATATGAATATGCCAAACTCGGCATTTACCGCTATTTAGAAAGCATCGAACAGAAAAATGAATTTTTAGAATACGAGAATAAAGATTTAGCTTTATTAAAAGCAAAAGACGAAGAAAGCAGCACTGAGCTGCTCAAAACCTTGGAAATCTATCTCCTCAACAACTGCAAAACAAAACCAGCGGCAGAACAGCTGTTTATTCACCAAAATACATTGAATTACCGCATCAAACAGATTACTGAGATGACGTCGATCGATTTAAGCGATTTCAGAACGCGGTGCCAGCTCTATCTCGATTTGATGCTGATGAAAAAGAAATAA